Genomic segment of Kibdelosporangium phytohabitans:
GGACCGGCAGGATGGCACCGGGCCGCACCGACGCGAGCTCGGTGACGTCGATGATCTGACGGGCGGTGCCGCGGAAGGACAGCCCGTTGGGCGTGTCCACGTCGAGCTGGATGTCGACCTGGGGCTGGTCGTTCACGCTCAGACCGGTCCGCGCGACCCCGACCACGGTGCCCATCCCGATGGGCGCGTCGCGGAAGGAACGGGGGACGGCGCCGCGCAGGGCCGCGAGCCCGTCACCGAGCTTCTGCGAGACGGAGAACAGCACGGGCACGACGAACATGAGCAGGACCGGGCCGATCATCCAGCCGTTGACCCAGGCGAGTTCGCCGGTGCCGCCGATGCCCGCGGCGACGTACATGATGGTGCAGATCAGGCTGACAGCCAGGGTGATCAGAGCGGCGATCTTCATGGTCGGTCCTCTCAGTTGCCGAAGAAGTCGGTCTTGCCGATGGTCAGAGCGGAGATCCGGCCGTCCGCGGTCACCGTGGCGATCTCGGTGCGGGTGACCACCGCCGTGGTGCCGTTGGAAGCGGTGAGCGCGCGTTCCGGGGACGACTCGATGGGCAGTGCGCCGGTGACGGCACCGGTTTGCAGTGAGACCACGGACAGCGCCGGGTCGGTGTCGTTCACGGTCCGGTTGTGCCGGACCAGTACGTGCTGGGGCGTCGCGCCGCCGACCACGAGGGCCGCGCTCGGGAAGACGACGTTGCCGAGCGGGGTCTCCCGTTTGTCGGCCCCTACCCGGACCAGGGCGTTCCCGACGGCCCGTTCCCGCAACTGGACCTGCTCGCCGGTGGCGAGCGAGACCTTGGATGCCGTCGCGCTCGGGCTGGTGTCCGGCCTGCCGGGAGACAGGACACCTGCCCATTTCGCGGCGATCTCGGGCCTGGCCGGACCCGCGGTCACCGAGTCGAGGCCGATGGTGAGCAGAGCGCCGTCGGCGTTCATCGCCACGACACTGCGGCCGTCCGGGTCGTACCCGTAGGCCGCCCGCCCGGCGACGTACTTCTCGCCCAGGCCGGTGACGGCGCCACCGGCGGCGACCTCCGCACCCGTCCGCAGGTCGAGGATGACCAGGCCGGAGTCGGTGGCCACGTAGAGGTGGCTGCGGCCCGCGGCCAGGACGGACGCCTCCCAGACCAGCTTGTCGGACAGTTGCGTGTCCCAGACGGCCGTGCCGGTGGCCATGTCGACGGCGGCCAGCCGGACCTGGAACATGTCCTGGGTCATCATCTGGAACATGCCGCGTGTGCCATGCCGTTCGTACGGCACCAGCACGAGCTCGCGGCCGTCGCTGGCCGCGAAGCCGACCCCGGTCTGGACCTCGATGTCCGGCTCGGACGACACGAGGTAGGAGAACCCGAAGAACATCAGGCCGAACAACAGCAACGGGATCAGCAGGAGCACGGGGAGGCGTCGGCGCGCCTTGCGGATCGGCTGGTACATGTCGAACAGCTTCAGCGTGGGGAGGGTCCTACCGATCACAGAAATGGCTACGCTCGTGTCGTGAGCACCGTGCATACGCGAGCGGCGTTGCCCCGCGGGCTGCTGATCGCGCAGGCGTGGTCGGAGCTGGGTGACGCCGTGGCGCCGTTGAGCAACGCGGCGGGCCGTCCGCTGGCCCGCACGGTGAAGCTCATCCTCGACCCGCTGGTGCTGCGACCGGTCCTCAACCCGTGCTTCGCCGCGGGTGCGATCGGCATCGAGCACGTGGACGCCTTGCGGGACCGGATCGCCCAGGCAGGCCCGGTGCTGGCCGCGACGGCCGCGTGGTTCCTGGTGCTCAAGAAGGAACGTCGCCGGGCGGCGATCACCGACGGCAACCCGCAGGACCTGTATTTCCAACGCTGTTACGAACTGGCCGGCGAGCACGGCCACCCGCAGCCGGACGCGGGCAAGCGCGCGGCCGTCGTACTCGCCGAGATCCACGGCCAGGACGGCCCGACGATGGCCCAGCTGCGGGAGTTCGTGACCGGCAATCCGGGGGAGCTGGCCAGGCTCCTGGACACCGCGTGGGCGAGTCCTCCGGCCCGGCTGGCGGTGCCGTCGGTGCGGCCGGCAGACTTCCTCGCCACCTGCGCGACCCGGCCGGATCGGGGCCTGTTCAAGGCGCTGGTCACCGACTCGGCAGGCACCCGGGGTGCTGCCGAGCTCGACCGGCCGGGGGCGGCGCTCGCGTGCGGGCTGACCGACCGGGACCGGGTCGTGCGGCCGGAACTCGGTGCCACAGCGTCGAAGAAGACCTTGCCGAAGCCGTTCGACCGGTCCATTGTGGAACGACTGCTCGGCCCGCTGACCACCTCGGCACACCGCGAGCTCCTGGCTGACGTCGGCACGCTGGCGCGCCAGGAGATCGACCGGTCCGCGCGACCGTGGCAACTGGCGGACGAACCCGGCCGCGTGGTCATGGTCCTGGGTGGGCAGGCGTCGGCGCCGTTGACGGGCGGGCAGGCGGACGGGGCCGCCGCCCGGCTGCGGCTGCGGTGGGAACGTGAGGCCTACGTCCAACGGGTGCTGCGGATGCCCAGCGAGGTACCGGACCGGGTCCGGGCGGACGTCCACCAGGTCCGTGCCGCCTACCTCCGGCGGCTGTGGGTACGCGTGCACGGCCGCGAGGTCCGCCGGGACACCGTCGTGGCCGACGAGGTGTGGGATCTGCTCGACGGCGTGTTGCGTTCGGTGATCCTGGACCAGCGCGACCGGCTGCGGTCGGACCTGGAACGGCAAGCGCTGGGAGCGTCACTGTGAGAATCCAGCGCACCGGGACGGAGATCCTCGCCGGGGACTGGCCGGCCCACCCGGACCAGACAGCGTTGCTGGAGGCGCGGGGCGCCCTGGTGGCCTGGGACGTACTGGCCGACGCCGGACCGGCTGTCCGCGTCGACGACCCGGACCGGGCAGCGGAATGGCTGTGGGAGGTCTACGGCGCTGAGGCAGCGGCCGGGATTCTCGGTGATGCCACAGAGGTGACAGTTCCCGAGGACGGTGACTGGCAGGTCCGCGACGCGTGCCGTGTTGTCGCCCAACTGACCTGGGTCGAAGCCTGGTGGCCTGCCTCCTCGGCCGCGGGCGTGCCCGCGGTCAGCCTGGAACTGCTGCACGCCGAACGCGCGATCGCGACCAGCGTCATCGAGCACCTGCTGGACGACGACGAAGCGACGGAACGCGCGCTCGCCACGGCATCACTGACCGGCGACGCCACGCTGGACACGCGGCTCGTCGCGCTCGCCGAGGATTACGGTGTCGTGCCGCGTGAGGCCGCCGTGCCCACGCGGGAGGAGTTCGCGCTCGCCGCGGGAGGTCAGGACCGGGCAGCGGGTGTGACCGTCCTCAGTGGAACAGTAGCGGTGGACTGGGCGCTGGTTCCGGCAGGCGTGGTGGACGCCGCAGCCAACGCCGAATGGGCGGTCGTCCGCACGGGCGGCAGCACGTACCTGGAGGTCGCGGTCGCGCTCGTGGCCGGCGCGCGGCAGCCCTTGGCGGCGAGATTCGGGCAGGTCGACGTGGATCTCGACCGAATCGACGACCTCGGGCGGCTGACCGGTCGTGCGCCGGTACCGGCGACCGTCCTGCTGATGCCACCGGCGCAACGCGTACTGACCGTCTACGCGCCGGACTTCGCGCGACCGAAAGAGTCCACTGAGGACGATCGGGCCCGTCGGGACGTGATCGTCGAGTACGCACGGTCCCGGATGGAGGCCGCGTCGGCGACACGCACCGAGCGAACGGCGGGGCAGTTAGGCGATGGAACAAGCTGAACAACGAGGCCGTGCGAGTGCCGCGAGCAGGCGACCACGCGCGGACCGCGCTTGACCTGGCCTACCAAGGGGCGCCGTTGCTGCACATGACCCTCGCCGACATGGCCGGTTCGATCGGCGAACCGGCCGGGAGCGCCGAGCACTTCGGACTCGCCCGCGAGTTGTCCGCCGCGACAGGCGACCAGTTGACCGAGGCGCCGCGCTGCTGAGCCCGGCACGGCTCGCTTACCTCGACAGCGACAGCGACAACGACAACGACAGCGACCGAGCCGACGCGTTGTACGACCAGGCGCCGCAATTGTTCCAGTCCACCGCGAACGAGAACGCACTCGCGGTCTGCCAGCACGGCCGTGCCGCCGTGCGCGTCGTTCGCGGTCGCCCGCGCGAAGCGTTGGCCCTGCTCGCCACCGGTCGAAGCGGCGCACCAGCCATACGCTGTTTCGTTCTTCGCCAGCACAGGCGGGGCATCGCCGCGTGGCAACGGGATCAGGCGACGCTCTGGGAGAAGACAGGAGACCTGGTGCGTTCCCCGGTCGTGTGGGCCGCCTTCGCCACCGCAGGCGCCCCGGCTACTTGAGCTGTTCGGCCAGCTCGACGATGATCCCGCGGGGTCAGGTACTTGACCAGCTCGAGCCGTTCGTGCCGGTCGTGGGTCCGCATCATCGCGACCTCGGCCCGGACTCCGTCGAGCCCGTTGACGCGGTCCGCCGCGTGACCTTCCACCGTGGCCTCGCCTTCCGGTTCGAGTCCGGGTTCGAGGAAGAACGCCTTGGCGGCGGCGAGGTCGTCGACGTCGATGCCGACGTGGTCCATCTGCCGGATTTTCGCGCCCCTCGGGGCTGTGCCGATCATGGTGGCCTCCTTTCCGGGTTCAGGCCGGCCAGCGTTCCTGCTGCCGCTGCATGAGTTCGGCGATGGCGGTGGGCAGGGTCGTCTCGAAGTCGATCAGCTTCGCCCACGTCGGCTTCACCACGACCCGGACCATGCCGTCGTAGAGCGAACGGACACCGACCTCCCACTCGGCCCGTTGTTCGGGCGTCATGTTGTAAGTGCCGTTCCACCGCATGTACTCGTACGGGATGCCGTCCACTTCGTCCAGTTCGGCGTTGCCGCGCAGCAACAGGACTTTCGGCGGGTGCGACTCGGTGTCGATCGTCAGCGCGACCGCTGGATTGCGGCGCAACGCGGGCAGCTTGCGTGCGTTCTTCGCCGTGCACATGACGATTTCGGTGCCGTTCCAGAAGATCCCGATCGGCAGGGCCCGCGGGGTGCCGTCGAGTGCGACGAAGGCCAGCCTGCCGAGGTCACGGGCCAGCAGTTGCTTGCTGTACGGCTTGTTCAGGACTTCGTCGACAGCGCTTTGATCCATCAGGCTTCCACTCCACTTCATTTACTACTACAGACGTTGTTGTTTACTAAGTGACGAAAATAGCGGAACAGAAGCCTGGGCGGGGCCCTGACGGTGCTGCGGACGGATGCGGGTCGTTGTTGTCTCGAGGTCATGAATGGACCGTCCTTTCTGTTCACACCAGAGTCGACCCTGGGTGGCGGTTGCCGACAGTGCGCGCCGAACCGGTCGGGGATGCGTTACGAAGCCGAAGACGTGCAATCCGCACTAGCGGGGCTGGGCGGGGCGCGGCATAGAGTTCGATCTCGTGGTGGTCGCGCGATCTTCGACGTCCGCGCGCGACGCAGAGCCGCGCGCGGTCGTGCAGGACGCTCCCAGCGGCTCGGTCGGCGCGGTCCACGTGCTGCCTGTCGCGTTCCTGCTGACGCAGGTCCTGGCTCGGTGCGTGGACAGCCTGGGTGAAGGCGATTACCGGTACGTGCCATTCATCGTCGCCGCGTTCGTGCTACCTCTGTGGTACGCGAGTGGCCTGGCTCGGCGTCCGTGGCGGACGGCCCCGTGGGCGCTGCTCGCGGTGCAGGCCGTGCTCACGTATGTCCCGTTCGTGCTGCTTGGCAACGGGTGGGTCGGCGGCGTGTCGGGGCAGCTCATCGGTCTGGTCCTGCTGGTCGCGCCACGGTGGTCATGGCGGCTGGCGCTGGTGCTGTTCCTCGTTGAGGGCGTGCTGTGGAACGTGGTCTTCAGTCCGCCGTACCTGCCCGCGG
This window contains:
- a CDS encoding PA2928 family protein, which translates into the protein MYQPIRKARRRLPVLLLIPLLLFGLMFFGFSYLVSSEPDIEVQTGVGFAASDGRELVLVPYERHGTRGMFQMMTQDMFQVRLAAVDMATGTAVWDTQLSDKLVWEASVLAAGRSHLYVATDSGLVILDLRTGAEVAAGGAVTGLGEKYVAGRAAYGYDPDGRSVVAMNADGALLTIGLDSVTAGPARPEIAAKWAGVLSPGRPDTSPSATASKVSLATGEQVQLRERAVGNALVRVGADKRETPLGNVVFPSAALVVGGATPQHVLVRHNRTVNDTDPALSVVSLQTGAVTGALPIESSPERALTASNGTTAVVTRTEIATVTADGRISALTIGKTDFFGN
- a CDS encoding pyridoxamine 5'-phosphate oxidase family protein is translated as MDQSAVDEVLNKPYSKQLLARDLGRLAFVALDGTPRALPIGIFWNGTEIVMCTAKNARKLPALRRNPAVALTIDTESHPPKVLLLRGNAELDEVDGIPYEYMRWNGTYNMTPEQRAEWEVGVRSLYDGMVRVVVKPTWAKLIDFETTLPTAIAELMQRQQERWPA